The Larimichthys crocea isolate SSNF chromosome XI, L_crocea_2.0, whole genome shotgun sequence genome has a segment encoding these proteins:
- the fkbp3 gene encoding peptidyl-prolyl cis-trans isomerase FKBP3, producing the protein MAAEPTREWSDEQLKSDDLPKKDLIKFIQDNAAHSFLNEHKLLGNIKNVAKTAKKEQLIIAYNQLFESKRFKGTEPVEEVTEQVKAVKIDEKPKEVKTEVVDEGPPKYTKLVLKKGDKTNFPKKGETVSCWYTGTLEDGTVFDTNIPTLARKKKQTKPLSFKVGLGRVIRGWDEGLMTMSKGETARLEIEPEWAYGRKGLPDSKIPPNAKLIFEVELVAVD; encoded by the exons ATGGCGGCTGAACCAACACGGGAGTGGAGCGATGAGCAGCTCAAAAGTGATGATTTGCCCAAAAAAGACTTAATAAAGTTCATTCAGGACAATGCAGCACACTCG TTTCTCAATGAGCACAAGCTGCTGGGAAACATCAAAAATGTTGCCAAAACAGCCAAGAAAGAACAGCTGATTATTGCCTACAATCAGCTCTTTGAGAGCAAA AGGTTTAAAGGCACCGAACCAGTCGAAGAAGTGACCGAGCAGGTTAAAGCTGTCAAAATTGACGAGAAGCCCAAAGAAGTCAAGACAGAGGTTGTGGACGAG GGTCCGCCCAAGTACACCAAGTTGGTGTTGAAGAAAGGTGACAAGACGAACTTTCCAAAGAAAGGCGAGACTGTGAGCTGCTGGTACACTGGTACTCTGGAGGATGGCACTGTGTTCGACACCAACATACCCACAC tggcaagaaagaaaaaacaaaccaaaccactgAGCTTCAAAGTCGGCCTGGGCAGAGTCATCAGAGGA TGGGATGAGGGCCTTATGACAATGAGCAAGGGTGAAACGGCTCGACTGGAGATTGAACCAGAGTGGGCCTATGGAAGGAAGGGGCTCCCTGACTCCAA AATTCCACCCAACGCAAAACTGATTTTCGAGGTCGAGCTGGTGGCTGTGGATTAG
- the faua gene encoding FAU ubiquitin like and ribosomal protein S30 fusion a: MQLFLRAQNTHTLEVTGQETVGQIKAHVQSLEGLLVEEQVLLLAGCPLEDDASLASCGVSELCTLEVAGRLLGGKVHGSLARAGKVRGQTPKVDKQEKKKKKTGRAKRRIQYNRRFVNVVPTFGKKKGPNANS, translated from the exons ATGCAGCTCTTCTTGCGTGCCCAGAACACTCACACCCTTGAGGTGACCGGACAGGAGACTGTCGGACAGatcaag GCTCATGTCCAGAGTCTGGAGGGTCTCCTGGTTGAGGAGCAGGTCCTGCTGCTCGCTGGATGCCCGCTGGAGGATGATGCCTCCCTGGCATCCTGCGGGGTCTCAGAGCTCTGCACCCTGGAAGTAGCTGGCAGGCTGCTGGGAG GTAAGGTTCACGGTTCTCTGGCCCGTGCCGGAAAAGTGAGGGGACAGACACCCAAG GTGGAcaagcaggagaagaagaagaagaagactggcCGTGCTAAGCGTCGCATCCAGTACAACAGACGCTTCGTGAATGTTGTGCCCACCTTCGGAAAGAAGAAGGGACCCAACGCCAACTCCTAA